One segment of Ricinus communis isolate WT05 ecotype wild-type chromosome 8, ASM1957865v1, whole genome shotgun sequence DNA contains the following:
- the LOC107262413 gene encoding aquaporin TIP3-1-like, whose product MDLNVVSQYACHQSPFSKSLENGHTISNFTATKESLKTGFLDHIGAHEFFSTEMWRATFTELVATSCLLFTLTISIISSLESHESEPKILVPLAVFIIAFFFLLTTVPLSGGHMNPIFTTIAALEGVITFLRAIFYILAQCVGSILSYMIIKRVMNKNVAKKYALGGCMINDGNGEGVTLATALVLEFSCTFLVLFVGVTVAFDKRRFKELGLVMVCAVLAGTMGLAVFVSITVTGKSGYGGVGLNPARCLGSALLHGGALWYGHWVFWVGPFLACIAYYCYTLTLPKEGMGNIDAVD is encoded by the exons ATGGATTTGAATGTAGTCTCACAATATGCTTGTCATCAATCACCATTCTCAAAGTCACTTGAAAATGGCCACACAATCAGTAACTTCACAGCCACAAAAGAATCTTTGAAAACAGGCTTTCTTGATCATATTGGTGCTCATGAATTCTTTTCAACAGAG ATGTGGAGAGCAACATTCACTGAGCTCGTAGCAACATCTTGCCTCTTATTCACACTGACCATATCTATCATCTCAAGCTTAGAATCACATGAATCAGAACCCAAGATTCTAGTCCCATTGGCAGTCTTTATAAttgccttcttcttcctcttaaCAACCGTTCCTTTATCTGGAGGTCATATGAATCCAATTTTCACCACCATTGCTGCCCTTGAAGGTGTTATAACTTTCCTTCGCGCCATATTCTATATCCTGGCACAATGTGTAGGCTCAATCCTATCTTATATGATAATCAAGAGGGTGATGAACAAAAATGTAGCTAAAAAGTATGCTTTAGGTGGCTGCATGATCAATGATGGAAATGGAGAAGGGGTAACCCTAGCAACAGCATTAGTGCTTGAGTTTTCTTGCACTTTTTTGGTCCTATTTGTTGGTGTAACAGTAGCATTTGACAAGAGAAGGTTTAAAGAGCTTGGATTAGTAATGGTATGTGCAGTATTGGCAGGAACCATGGGATTAGCtgtttttgtttcaattaCTGTAACTGGAAAGAGTGGCTATGGTGGTGTGGGCTTGAATCCTGCAAGATGTTTAGGGTCAGCTTTATTGCATGGAGGTGCATTGTGGTATGGGCATTGGGTTTTCTGGGTTGGACCATTTTTGGCTTGCATTGCTTATTACTGTTATACTTTGACCTTACCAAAGGAAGGCATGGGAAATATAGATGCTGTAGATTGA
- the LOC8276102 gene encoding aquaporin AQPAn.G produces MADNLRVIADEENGYGGRRVQPFASTPLGAALDNTNGGKKQNPTTFSRVLGLEELSSLNVWRASVAEVLGTAALVFATDTIVISTYETETKTPNLIMAALIAMTVTILLTATFPISGGHINPVITISAAFTGLVSPVRAAVYILAQCLGATLGALALKAVVNSRIEETFSLGGCTLNIVAPGPQGPIVIGLETSQALWLEIICTFLFLFSSIWLAFDKRQAKLLGQVIVCSIIGLVVGLIVFISTTVTATKGYAGVGMNPARCLGPALVRGGHLWNGHWVFWAGPVISCVAFAIYTKIIPKAEVHA; encoded by the exons ACACCACTAGG GGCAGCTCTGGACAATACTAACGGTGGAAAGAAGCAAAATCCTACTACATTCAGTAGGGTTTTGGGCTTGGAAGAGCTTTCTTCTTTAAAT GTATGGAGAGCATCTGTGGCCGAGGTTCTAGGCACAGCAGCCCTTGTCTTTGCTACAGACACTATAGTCATCTCCACCTACGAGACCGAAACAAAAACACCAAACCTTATAATGGCAGCTTTAATCGCCATGACAGTCACAATTCTTCTCACTGCCACATTTCCCATCTCTGGTGGCCATATCAACCCTGTCATCACCATTTCTGCTGCATTTACAGGCCTTGTTTCTCCTGTACGGGCTGCTGTATACATCTTGGCCCAATGTCTAGGAGCCACACTAGGCGCACTAGCACTAAAAGCTGTGGTAAACAGCAGAATAGAGGAAACATTTTCTCTTGGAGGGTGCACTCTAAACATTGTTGCACCAGGCCCACAAGGACCCATCGTGATCGGCCTTGAGACGAGTCAAGCTCTCTGGCTGGAGATAATCTGTACATTTTTGTTCCTATTTTCTTCAATCTGGCTGGCATTTGACAAGCGTCAGGCCAAACTTTTAGGTCAAGTCATCGTTTGCAGTATAATTGGGCTGGTAGTGGGCCTGATTGTGTTCATATCGACGACGGTGACAGCCACGAAAGGATACGCAGGGGTCGGGATGAACCCGGCTAGGTGTCTAGGCCCAGCCCTTGTTAGAGGTGGCCACCTATGGAATGGGCATTGGGTATTTTGGGCTGGGCCTGTGATTTCTTGTGTTGCTTTTGCTATTTATACTAAGATAATTCCAAAAGCTGAGGTCCATGCATAA